One window of Channa argus isolate prfri chromosome 4, Channa argus male v1.0, whole genome shotgun sequence genomic DNA carries:
- the LOC137126044 gene encoding trace amine-associated receptor 13c-like, with amino-acid sequence MDQTGSPQLCFPNFNTSCRRLLRPPSEAVLLYTLLGFASLLTVTLNSLVIFSISHFRQLHTPTNTLLLSLAVCDMLLGLLVMPIEGLRYIETCWLLGRLLCALSPYIFYCLISASLGHMVLISIVRYLTICDPLKHSSKITMTNVKMCILLCWTSSVIYNGLILMDHMGNPDRFSSCHGECVVVISYIPGTIDLFFTFVGPCTVMAVLYMRVFLVALTQMRVIRSQAAATSDRLAPTAKKSHMKAARTLGILIVVFLMCYCPYYYPTFVGEDTSTRLSYYSILTWIELLNSCLNPLIYAMFYPWFRKALKLFFTFRILQAQSREVMIM; translated from the coding sequence ATGGATCAAACTGGGAGCCCTCAACTCTGCTTCCCCAACTTCAACACCTCCTGCAGACGACTGCTACGACCACCGTCGGAGGCTGTTCTGCTCTACACCCTGCTCGGTTTTGCGTCTCTGCTCACCGTGACACTAAATTCGCTCGTCATATTCTCTATCTCACACTTCCGGCAGCTTCACACCCCGACCAACACTCTGTTACTGTCTCTGGCTGTGTGTGACATGCTATTGGGTTTGCTTGTGATGCCCATTGAAGGTCTGCGTTACATTGAGACATGTTGGCTGCTGGGGAGGTTACTATGTGCTCTGAGTCCTTATATTTTTTACTGTCTTATCTCTGCCTCATTGGGTCACATGGTGCTCATATCCATAGTCCGTTATCTGACCATCTGTGACCCACTGAAGCACAGCTCTAAAATCACCATGactaatgttaaaatgtgtattcTTCTGTGTTGGACATCTTCAGTTATCTACAATGGGTTAATTCTAATGGACCACATGGGGAACCCTGACAGGTTCAGCTCCTGTCATGGAGAATGTGTAGTGGTAATCAGCTACATCCCAGGAACCATTGACCTCTTTTTCACGTTTGTTGGGCCCTGTACTGTCATGGCTGTGCTTTACATGAGGGTGTTTCTGGTTGCTCTTACTCAGATGCGTGTCATTCGCTCACAGGCTGCTGCCACCAGTGACAGATTGGCTCCAACTGCTAAAAAATCCCACATGAaggcagccaggactcttgggaTACTGATAGTGGTATTTCTAATGTGTTACTGCCCTTATTACTATCCCACATTTGTAGGtgaggacacttcgacacgctTGTCATATTACTCTATATTAACTTGGATTGAGTTGTTGAATTCTTGTTTAAACCCTTTAATTTATGCtatgttctacccctggtttagaaaagctctCAAACTCTTCTTCACATTCAGAATACTGCAGGCTCAGTCCCGGGAGGTTATGATCATGTGA